GAAACGCCGTCAGTCGGCGGTCTGGATACGATCGGTTCGGCGGGTCGTCGGCACGCCGAATCCGGTCAGGGCCATCGCGAACAACACGAGCGGCGACAGGAACCCGAACAGGTAGAACGGCGCGTATTCGAGGGTCGCGACGCCGGTCGCGGAGGCCATAAAGACGCCGCCGGCGTGCCACGGAAGGAGCGCGCCGGTCGGCGTCCCGGCGGCCTCGACGGCCCGCGAGAGTTCGTCGCTGTCCAGTCCGAACTCCTCGTAGAGGTTCCGCAGCGTCATCCCGGGAAGGACGATGCTCATGTACTGTTGGGCCGTCAGCGCGTTGATCGCGATCGCGGAGACGCCGGTGCCGGCGATCAGGCTGCCGGAACTCCGAACGCCCTGCGAGAGCCGGTGGGCGAGCACCGCGAGCACGCCGGTCCGCTCGAGCAGACCGCCGAGCACGAGCGCGGCAACGACCACCGTGATCGTCCAGGCCGAACCGGTGAGCCCGCCGGTCGCGAGCAAGTCGTTGACCAGATCCGACCCCGTTTCGGGGGCGGTGCCGCCCATGAAGATCTCCCACGCGGGGACGAAGCCCGTCCCCTGGAGGAGGACCGACGTGAGGACGCCCGCGATGGTCCCGCCGACGAGCGTCGGCAGGGCCGGGTAGCCCCGCAACGCGAGCCCGAAGGTGACCACGAGCGGGACGAACGCCAGCGGCGTGACGGAGTAGGCCCCGGCCAGCGCGGTCTGTATCTCGGCGACGCGGCCGGTCGGGACGCTCCCGCTGGCCTGCAGGCCGAGGACGGCGAAGACCGCGACGGCCATCCCGAAGGCGATGACCGTCCCGGTTCGCATCCGGCGAATGTGGTCGTACAGCGGCGTGTTCGTCACGCCGGCCGCGAGGTTCGTCGTGTCCGACAGCGGCGACTGCTTGTCGCCGGCGTAGGCCCCCGAGAGGACCGCGCCGACGGTCATCGCCGCGGGCACGCCAAGCCCCTCGCCGATGCCGACGAAGGCGACGCCCAGCGTCCCGACCGTCGTCCACGAGGACCCGATCGAGAACGCGACGATCGCGGCCAGCACCGCGGCGACGGGCAGAAACACCGACGGCGAGAGCAACTCGAGGCCGTAGTACATCATCGCCGGAATCGTCCCGGCGTCGACCCAGGTCGCGATCAGCGCGTAGATCGTGAAGATGATCAACAGCGCCTGCAGTCCCATCAGGAGGCTGTTAGCGACGCCCTCGTAGAGGTCCTCCCACGAGTAGCCCAGGTAATACCCGAAGGCGCCCGTGAAGACGATACTCCACAGCAGGGGGACGTGAGGGTCCAGCCCGAGTACGGCGGATCCCACGCCGAGGAAGAGGACGACGGCCAACACCGGGACGAACGCGAGCGCGACGGAGGGCCGTCGCTCCGGATCGAGGTCCTCGACCGTCGTCGGAGTGAAATCGAGTGCCATCACCCGTCGTATGCGTCTTAGGAATAAAAGAGGTGCGTCTTATTATTAATAATAATTCATCAGAGAATGTCGACGGCGATCCTACAGGTTCGGTGAATGATGTCTTCGGAGGATACAGCGTCGAACACCGGTGAATATCGGTGGCTACTGATACACAAACGCGTCCAGTATCAGTCGGCGGGAACGGGACTGATCGGCGGCCGGCACCGCTCGGCGGTGAACGGGGAACTCGAGGTCTCGGCGGAAAGCGAACGGATCGTTCGAGGGGGACTCGAGGCGATGCGACACAACTCGAGTAAGTCGATACCGATCGGCGAATCGCCCGCACTAGCGGCGGTCGTCTGCCAACTCACCGTCCTCGGCGATCTCGGCGGCCTCGAGTTCCTCGAGATACCGCTCGGCGTCGTACTGGATGTACCCCGTGACGAGGGCGATGACCCCGAGGACGAACAGCGGGACGCCGACGAGGACGACCAGCAGTCCGATCGCGGTGAGGAATTCGGTACTGACGAGCGCCAGAGCCATACCGACCGGATGCGCTCGAGCGATTTAGGCGTGGGGGTTCGGAGTCACACGGCTCGTTGAGTAGTGTGCTCGAGGGGGAGCGTACTGAAACGAAGCGTTCTGCTATCGTGGCAACGGGAGTACCACTCCCTCCCCAGCCGATTTCTCCTCACGGGTGCGAAACACCCGTTCGGCTGGGTCGCGGGACCGAGGGCCCGCGCTGACGCCCCCTTCGGTCGCTCATCCCTCGCACGAGTTCGGACTGCGGGTCGTTGGGCTCACGAGTCACTTCGTTCCTGTTCGCCTCTCGAGGCCACACTCCGTTCGGCCTCGCATCACTCACCCCAGTCCGGTGCGCGACACCGCATGCCGGACGGTCACGCGGGGAACGGTAACGCCTCAGGCGGTATTGAACATGACCGGAGCCGACTAGTCTCGAGCGGAGAAAGCGCTGAGATTCGACTGTAGTCCCGCCGCGAGTTCGGATTTCCGCCGGAGGCGGGCGTGGGAGACCGGCAGCTGCGTCGCGACCTCGGCGACGGCGTCGTGGAAGGTCTCGGCCTCGCCGTACTCTCCATCGAAAGCGTTGCGCACGCTCTCGCGGACCTGCCAGACGCCGACGGGCGCCCAGTAGTCGTCGCTGACCTCGCGGAGGACGAGACACTTCGCCTGCCGGCCGATCGACTCGAGGTGCTCCAAGGCGGCCAGTCGGGCGGCGTAGTAGGCGCCGGCGGTCTCCTCGACGTAGCTCGAGCGTCCGTCGAACCCTTCGCTGGCGCTCGCCATCCAGGTGTCGCCCTCGGGATCGGGGTTCCAGATGCTGCCGGGCGCCTTCATCTCGACGAGTTCGAACTCCCAGTTGCCCGGCGCGAGGATCACCCAGTAGCGGTTGCCCATGTACTCGTTGGCCCAGACCTGGACCTCGTCGACGCTGGGCGCGTTGCGGATGCGGCCCCGGAGGAACTGGCCGACGGTGTCGTCGACGGCGGTGATCGACCACCGCGTCGGGACGAGCCGTCGCTGCTCGGTCTCGC
This portion of the Haloterrigena gelatinilytica genome encodes:
- the arcD gene encoding arginine/ornithine antiporter ArcD is translated as MALDFTPTTVEDLDPERRPSVALAFVPVLAVVLFLGVGSAVLGLDPHVPLLWSIVFTGAFGYYLGYSWEDLYEGVANSLLMGLQALLIIFTIYALIATWVDAGTIPAMMYYGLELLSPSVFLPVAAVLAAIVAFSIGSSWTTVGTLGVAFVGIGEGLGVPAAMTVGAVLSGAYAGDKQSPLSDTTNLAAGVTNTPLYDHIRRMRTGTVIAFGMAVAVFAVLGLQASGSVPTGRVAEIQTALAGAYSVTPLAFVPLVVTFGLALRGYPALPTLVGGTIAGVLTSVLLQGTGFVPAWEIFMGGTAPETGSDLVNDLLATGGLTGSAWTITVVVAALVLGGLLERTGVLAVLAHRLSQGVRSSGSLIAGTGVSAIAINALTAQQYMSIVLPGMTLRNLYEEFGLDSDELSRAVEAAGTPTGALLPWHAGGVFMASATGVATLEYAPFYLFGFLSPLVLFAMALTGFGVPTTRRTDRIQTAD